TTGTTCGCTGGCCGCAGTTGAGCGCCTGGATGATGAATTCACCAAGCTGCTAAAGGAGTGCGATCCACATACCAATGATTATGTGTCACGTTTGAAGGATGAAGTTACCGTAACGCGCATCATCGAGTCTGTGCTGGAGTACTTCGAGCGCGTTGGCAACAAAAATGAGCGTTGCCGCGTTTATTTGCGTAAAATCGAGCATTTGTACTATAAGTTCGATCCCGAAGTGTTGAAGAAGAAGCGCGGCGAGTTGCCAGCAACTACGACCACATCCGTTGATGTAATGGATCGTCTCTGCAAGTTCATCTACTCCAAGGACGACACGGATCGTATACGTACACGCGCTATCCTAGCGCACATCTACCATCACGCCATGCACGATAATTGGTTCCAAGCGCGCGACCTGGTACTTATGTCGCACTTGCAGGACACCATCGATGCTGCCGATCCATCGACGCGCATTCTCTACAACCGCATGATGGCCAATTTGGGCTTGTGCGCTTTCCGCCAAGAGAACATCCGGGACGCGCATCATTGTCTGGTCGACTTAATGGTGACTGGCAAGCCAAAAGAACTGCTAGCACAGGGCTTGCTGCCACAGCGTCAGCATGAGCGTTCCGCGGAGCAGGAGAAGATTGAGAAGCAGCGCCAAATGCCATTCCACATGCACATCAATCTTGAGCTGCTCGAATGTGTGTATTTGGTATCGGCTATGCTGCTGGAGATACCCTACATCGCTGCACACGAATTCGACGCGCGTCGCCGCATGATCAGGTAAAGCACAGCGTACGCGCACACGCTACTTGCATTTcgctaataaaattttatattttttagtaaaacctTCTATCAACAACTGCGCTCTTCCGAGCGCCAATCGTTGGTGGGACCACCCGAGTCGATGCGCGAGCACGTCGTCGCCGCCGCTAAGGCCATGCGCTGCGGCAATTGGCAAGCCTGCGCCAATTTTATTGTAAACAAGAAAATGAACACCAAGGTTTGGGATCTGTTCTACGAGGCCGATCGCGTGCGCGACATGCTCGTGAAATTCATCAAGGAAGAGTCGCTGCGCACCTATCTCTTCACCTACTCGAACGTCTACACCTCACTGAGCATTCCCTCATTGGCGCAGATGTACGAGCTGCCCGTGGAAAAGGTGCATTCGCTCATCAGCAAAATGATAATCAACGAGGAGCTCATGGCCAGCTTAGACGATCCTACCGAAACCGTGGTTATGCATCGTTCGGAGCCATCGCGCCTACAAGCGCTCGCCATGCAATTCGTGGACAAGGTCACCAATCTGGTGGATGTGAACGAGAAGGTCTTCGATATGAAGCAGGGTAACTTCTTCCAGCGCGGCAACATGGGCAACCGCGATCGCGGCTACAACCGCAATCAAAACAATCAGGGCGGCAACTGGGGCGGCCAGCGACGCGAAAATCGCAATCAGCGCAATCGCAACCAACGCAATCAGCATCATCATCATaagcaacaacatcaacagcagcagcagcaccacGAACAACaaacccaacaacaacaaactatcGAGGAAGAGTAAGGCATTGCCAAACGCCGCAGCGTGACACGTCAAGCAGGCAACCAATTAAACAACAACACTTATAAACTTAAATGATGCGAACAAATGTGAAGGTCGAAGAAATTAGCAACAAAGAAACCATAAGCATTAACTGCTACTGGCGCACTCTCGCGCCACTGTGCGTGCGTAATGGCTGCGTCAGCTGTTGCGGGAGTGCGCCATTTTAGACACTGCAAGTTCGAGTGAGCTCAGCAAAATTTCGCTAGTATgctttttactattattttatataatattttttttttcacttaatgCCTTTGCGCATTTTAAGTAAGTCAAGTTGTTGCTTTCTTCGCACTGTTGACACGCGGAATTTGAGTTTTGAAGGCCAACTGcttgaaatgttaaaataaataaataaaaatactactGAAATTAATGTAATAATTGAACGtttaagatatatacatatatacaatacagaTAACTTTGAAAAACACTATTTGCAAGAAGAAAATCATTTATAAACTATAAAGGCAAATACAACAAAGGCGCGCACAACAGCGGAgacttttcatttttatttgtagcGTATCCCAtccccatgggaagttttccaAGCATCTTCCAAGCGAaagtctatgctataagtcggtgtgtagagataaacctccaacgcaactatcgcaatgaAAGTATTGCCAAAcacagcgatagtcaggcggcactaaaagcTCTGCCTATGAGGTTAAATCACTACAGGTGCAGGAGCGGCTGACGAGCTGGCCCGCTCTGTAGCCTCCACCAGAATGGTAGGATCAGAAACTTGCAtcgcggttggtccacataccataaAGGAGCTGCTCCACAATGAGGAAAGAGTAGGCAGCGAGAGACATTAGCAACAactccaaggcatgcgccatgccagaTTGCTAATGTGTGGTTACGGCCTCAGAAGgtttaaaaatgtaatgaatCTCCCGAGAAAAAAATTCCGGCAgcttgtcgcgttctacactGGCCATTGCAGGCTTAAAAAGCATCTATACAGCATGAGATTAGCCACttgtgcaaactgccggttctgtgacatggagccGGACCCAGAACACCtgctgcagacgcagaattaagGCACTTATACTCATGTTTCCAAATAGAGATCATATCGCCGCATTAGCACCTAGCAGTTACCGCAAATGCCAAGGAAGCTATTAGAAGCAATGCGCGTTGACGACCCCTAACACTCGCGGCAATGTCGAAGGTCAAACCGCGCTTTAGAGGGTGAGTCAAGCTTATTTAAGCGAAGAGAGCATCTTCACAATTGAGAGCGGAACGCTTTAACCTACGTTTTCTGTTTATATGTATGATTGTATGTGCTTTGGAACCAAGCGCACTCACTTAGATTTTAATATACAGGGTTTCTAATTAGatcattgtttttataaaagaCATTATAGCCTGACTATCAAAGTTGACTTTTAAAATTCGATACGGTCAACTCATGAATAACCTGGAGACCACGATAGATCCAAGCGACCGCAACAACAGACAGGGTAGTGAGCTAGGTTTGTGGGCGTTGAGTTGTGCTGACTTCGCGATTCCCACAAAAACCGTCGCTACGCACCGCAATCAGTAGGTAGATAGGTAGTGACCTCTTAGTTAGGTATTTTACCGAACTGATCCTTGCAAACTTTAGGTGAAGATCGGAccatcataaaaatattgaataaacttTGTTCTAAGAAAAGAGCTCTTTATATAAACCGCATATCAATCCTTATTGTGAGACCCTTTAGAAAGCAAGTAGAGAGTGTGATTGAGCGATTATAGGAATATTAATGAACAGCGCAGCTGCGGCAAATACCGcagtttttccaaaatatatgtatctatgcgCTAATACACGCTCacccacacccacacacacacacgcaaccacacacatttatgtaaataaccatacatacacacactgcCGTAAGTATCTGAGGAAATTCGCATAATTTGCATTGACACATAATGCCGGCAGCGCGCGCCGCGTTGCACACAGAGCGCTCAGCCGGTTGACGCGCCCCTCACCCAGCACATTTGCGAAGATTCTCCGCGAGCGCTAGCGTCTTATTGGAATTCTCCGTGTGCGCTTTCTTTGCACGCGCTCGCCGAATGATGCTTTGTTCGGCTTCAACGCGCGCACACACTCTTCGCCAGCACTGACTGCCAAACAACCAACGTCGGCCGGCAGTTGGACGGGTGAGCTCAACGCGACCGCAAGTGTACAAGATTCACTGAATTGACAGATTAAGTGTGAAAAGTGTTTAGCAATTGCTGCAAAGTGCGCAGGCGATTCACAACAGAGCTGAAGCAACGCGTAATTTGAAAGTCTGAAATTCCAAAATTGCtgcgaaatttttcaaataaacaaaaaaactgcGTTAAGTGAGGCAGACGAGCTTGTCGGCAtagcatttgaaatttttgcacaAAGAAAAATGTCCGAAACACCCACGCAGCAAGCGCTGACGCCCGCCGTACTTGTGGCGcgccaacaacaccaacaggCGGAGACGCCAAAAGAGATTACCGCGCTGAAACGCGCTGCGCTGCAGGTGATGGCCGGCGGTTCGGCTGGTTTTGTGGAGGTTTGCATTATGCAGCCGCTGGATGTGGTGAAGACGCGCATGCAGCTGCAGACGACGACGAAAGCGCTGGGGGAGGTGGGTAGAGCGCGCGCACTGTTTGTGTAGACGAGTGTGAAAAACGATAGCactgtgtgtgagtgtgtgtgtgttgtgagTGCGTGAGGATCGCCAACGTTGTAGGCGCAGTTGTAAGAGCGCGcttgtatgggtgtgtgtgccTCTGTATTTACAATTCTGTGCTAATTGACAAATTAAGgctatttttgaattttatctaCGCCGAGCTGATGTAGATAGCGCTGAtaagataaataattttattttgaaaagttatCAGTAAAGCTTATTAAATTCTTGTTGATAAATTTAGAACAAAATAGACAAGTCGATACACATTTTATCAAGTTAATCCAAAAACTGTGTCAGACCTTTGAAAACCACCACATGGCATGAGCACATGTGCCAACCTCGCAAACTAAGACGCGCAATGCAGCACAACAACAGTTTCTTCCTGCTACGCGGTCCAACAATGTCAACATTGACATTGTCCTTAATCAACAATAGCCGCGAAAAGCCCCCAAAaggaagaaaaaacaaaaacaaaatgaaagcaaaGCAGAAAAGTCAAAAGAGAGCATGTCAAATACGCGCGGTATATAGCAAAGTTGGTGAGAGCGGTTTTTGTTGTTAAGCGCtaagcaaaaaagtaaaaaaatcaaaaaataaataaaaccgcGCTACTTTCGGTACACAACGCCCGAATTTTTTCACAGATATTAGCGGGGCTGGTCAAAGGGGTGGTTGTAGTCAAGCGTATGAGCGATTTAAAATGCTAACTAACATGTTTACATAAGCAGTGACCGCCTCAAGTCAGTGACTTGTTGCATCATTTAACATCAAATGCAACACTGCAGTTGTCAACAAACAGCTGATCACGTTTTTGAGAGAGTTTTTGAGCCCAAATGTGCTTGGAGCAAAGTTTTTCTGTCATAAAACCCACGAAGAAACCAAAGATCTAAGCTAAAATGTTGCCTAGCTCTGCTATCACTTGAAATTGAGTTCGTACGAGTATAAGACCTATCCGACTTTGAACTTTGTTATTCCTAGGAAAGTTAGAGGAACGCCCAAAAATCGCTTGAGTTAATTATAACAGCTGTTCACTTTTTTGGGTAACTTGAGAGAGTATAGACGAGTATATGGAGAGTAAAGAAAATCAGGAAACTAAACAAAGGTTCATAGAATTATCAAACTGCTCTCGTAAGCACATATACagtttggttgaaaagtttctgcgcgcgaaatgaaaaaatactgtttttgttacgaaatatatttttttatgcaatataatttcccttaacttcaatacacttatgcCAATGGTCCTTCAATagttttatgccatccctataataaATTTCGGTTTTGCGGAGCTTACCCGTCTATGGctttaatagcttcttcattcgacgaaaattGCTTTCcacgaaaaattgtttttagttGTCTTACCTTTCTGtggataatcaatcaacaaaactcCTTTTGCAACCCAAAAAAACTGTTGCCATAACCTGCATTGCTCATTGCTGTGACTTCGCCTGCTTTGGAGCTGCACagccagcttcagtccactgtaaacgttcttgtttcactTTAGCATCATGGCGGTAGCTCCAAGTCTCATTCATTAttataaaacgatgcaagaAATTGGTTTTATTCCGCTTAAAACGCTACAAATAATGCTGAAAGATTTGTTTTCGTTCCAGTTTTTGTTgcattgttaacgtgtgcggcactaactttccaaacagctttttcatatcaGTATAAtactccatgtaaaatatgaagtactcttTCGTCTGAGTTGCccatggcattagcaatttcacgcttagtcaaacttggctcttcattaacaatattatgaacttgctcaatgatttctgatcaagcctagtacgaccacgtttaaattcagcAGGTGAGAACTCCTTATACaattctaacaattgttcataaatttcctttgcttttaaatctttcaaaacaaagaatct
The sequence above is drawn from the Bactrocera oleae isolate idBacOlea1 chromosome 5, idBacOlea1, whole genome shotgun sequence genome and encodes:
- the eIF3c gene encoding eukaryotic translation initiation factor 3 subunit C, whose product is MSRFFATGSDSETESSDEEVPVPAYSKATNFQFSDDEEEVKRVVRSTKEKRYENLTAIIKSIRNHKKIKDMSSILSSFEDLTRAYTKALPVITKEEKGVTPRFYVRCLAELEDFINEVWEDREGRKNLSKNNSKSLGLLRQKVRKYIKDFEEDLTRFREAPDQESDAEEEEAYDSDQEKNDTGSVEILRDFKQPVEAKSSKAAAPSKAVEQDDDSEDSIDWGSDSESESESSDDENQYQSTRERFLKRPNVEKEEKEVREDRKKEKRAKEAKIRHKVRIEEDADEEGEWETVFPHTVEKPKMFDKDAEIDVPLTLQKLSEIMAARGKRRTDRRMQIEMLFELRDIAEEHQLGNAVAVKIHFSIISAIFDYNQKISEPMKLEHWSKLLDIMQSMMKILLANEDIRMSEEVQEENEEFANPPYAIRGCSLAAVERLDDEFTKLLKECDPHTNDYVSRLKDEVTVTRIIESVLEYFERVGNKNERCRVYLRKIEHLYYKFDPEVLKKKRGELPATTTTSVDVMDRLCKFIYSKDDTDRIRTRAILAHIYHHAMHDNWFQARDLVLMSHLQDTIDAADPSTRILYNRMMANLGLCAFRQENIRDAHHCLVDLMVTGKPKELLAQGLLPQRQHERSAEQEKIEKQRQMPFHMHINLELLECVYLVSAMLLEIPYIAAHEFDARRRMISKTFYQQLRSSERQSLVGPPESMREHVVAAAKAMRCGNWQACANFIVNKKMNTKVWDLFYEADRVRDMLVKFIKEESLRTYLFTYSNVYTSLSIPSLAQMYELPVEKVHSLISKMIINEELMASLDDPTETVVMHRSEPSRLQALAMQFVDKVTNLVDVNEKVFDMKQGNFFQRGNMGNRDRGYNRNQNNQGGNWGGQRRENRNQRNRNQRNQHHHHKQQHQQQQQHHEQQTQQQQTIEEE